The Aspergillus luchuensis IFO 4308 DNA, chromosome 7, nearly complete sequence genome has a segment encoding these proteins:
- a CDS encoding DUF803 domain membrane protein (COG:S;~EggNog:ENOG410PJBB;~InterPro:IPR008521;~PFAM:PF05653;~SECRETED:SignalP(1-21);~TransMembrane:8 (n7-18c23/24o63-85i208-229o235-255i264-282o302-321i328-344o356-375i396-416o);~go_component: GO:0016021 - integral component of membrane [Evidence IEA];~go_function: GO:0015095 - magnesium ion transmembrane transporter activity [Evidence IEA];~go_process: GO:0015693 - magnesium ion transport [Evidence IEA]), translating into MAYLQEVPLAAGLLTALASSAVPTPTPTPFHYFPSSSQPSPTFTSSPGSDNGDGGNGGGMHEWSSLIGIVTALAGNVLISLALNIQRYAHIRIDKEWEQDKLRHELDWKRANHGHGHSGAYGSVDDDDFDGDASRGRHRASRPGRYRDESPTSEPDHYEEPRGHSGRTRRYRDDETDSQDHMQDSMVSDRTARSGSERLRRKSYLRSPYWWVGIVLMSLGEVGNFMAYGFAPASIVSPLGVVALISNCVIAPFMLKEKFRQRDLWGVLIAIAGAVVVVLSAKSSEEKIGPHDIWEMITRWEFELYLGVSAALIVGLMWASGKYGSRSILIDVGLVALFGGYTALSTKGVSSLLSFTLWHVITFPVTYLLVFVLVFSALMQIRYINRALQRFDSTQVIPTQFVLFTLSVIIGSAVLYRDFESYTAERACKFVGGCVLTFMGVYCITSGRVRADNESTFSIDDEEEAIGLLGADRYHDRVDLSPPAPQARAHKAGRKVRTPAEDHLQSPSGSLLSQGIEDVDDDQRTPRGVLSAAPSSPRGSLTAELLEEPSSEPSSPMHARSLLTNPWADSLESAIQTPNTEPPIHRPSTPPAQSELTAHDSPFLLRFPPAPGAEDESAGPTSGHGRTQSNVRKAVVPQTPPARHLRNSISKFSPGPLLPTISAGFSAVVAETLRRGEISPNKGRRLHHRMDRRKQLSTTVLEGFTRQRNGDARGGEYEVDGDVENAHSLGFPLSSSRLPGTGALATAPVSTGDLTPAVDSEDGPINQHEDNTTSLSRLRSLSDSWSGGLAWLGGVLHKPGANRGSEATTSIRENEAEDGAESQGNQDGQSTGAGTRA; encoded by the exons ATGGCTTACTTGCAAGAGGTGCCCCTGGCAGCAGGCCTGCTCACCGCgctcgcctcctccgctgTTCCTACGCCGACACCCACACCATTTCActacttcccctcctcatcccagccTTCTCCGACGTTCACGTCCAGTCCCGGGTCTGACAATGGCGATGGCGGAAATGGTGGAGGAATGCACGAATGGTCATCCTTGATTGGAATTGTGACTGCGCTGGCGGGCAATGTGTTGATTTCCCTGGCGCTCAACATCCAGCGCTATGCTCACATCCGTATCGATAAGGAGTGGGAGCAGGACAAGTTGAGACACGAGTTGGATTGGAAGCGTGCGAACCATGGACACGGCCACTCTGGCGCATATGGATCTGTCGATGACGACGACTTTGACGGAGACGCAAGTCGAGGAAGACATCGTGCGTCTCGACCGGGTCGTTACCGGGATGAATCTCCTACATCTGAACCCGATCATTATGAGGAACCCCGCGGCCATTCCGGACGAACCCGCCGTTACAGGGACGACGAGACAGACTCACAGGATCATATGCAGGACTCCATGGTATCCGACCGGACTGCGCGGTCGGGGAGTGAGCGTTTGCGCCGCAAATCATATCTTCGATCGCCGTACTGGTGGGTGGGAATTGTGCTCATGTCACTTGGCGAGGTCGGGAATTTTATGGCCTATGGATTTGCTCCGGCGTCTATTGTGTCACCGCTCGGCGTTGTTGCTCTCATCTCCAATTGCGTTATTGCGCCATTTATGCTGAAGGAGAAATTCAGACAGCGTGACTTGTGGGGAGTTCTTATTGCGATCGCAggagcggtggtggttgtccTCAGCGCAAAGTCGTCGGAAGAGAAGATCGGCCCCCATGATATCTGGGAGATGATTACGCGCTGGGAGTTCGAGTTGTACCTGGGCGTTTCCGCTGCGCTTATTGTCGGGCTCATGTGGGCAAGCGGCAAGTATGGATCGCGATCAATCCTGATCGATGTCGGCTTGGTGGCATTGTTTG GTGGATATACTGCTTTGTCGACCAAGGGTGTCTCATCGTTGCTATCTTTTACACTTTGGCACGTCATTACGTTCCCAGTCACCTATCTTCTAGTCTTCGTTCTTGTTTTCAGTGCCCTTATGCAGATCCGGTACATCAACCGAGCTCTGCAACGGTTTGACTCGACTCAAGTCATTCCAACACAGTTTGTGCTTTTCACTCTTTCCGTCATCATCGGGAGCGCGGTACTGTATCGAGACTTTGAGTCCTACACAGCTGAGCGTGCGTGCAAATTCGTGGGTGGTTGTGTCCTGACATTTATGGGGGTTTACTGTATTACGAGCGGCCGTGTACGCGCAGACAACGAGTCTACCTTCTCcattgacgacgaagaggaggctaTCGGCTTGTTGGGCGCAGACCGTTATCATGATAGGGTCGATCTATCTCCCCCTGCTCCACAAGCTCGCGCCCATAAGGCAGGACGAAAAGTCCGTACCCCGGCGGAGGATCATCTTCAGTCTCCTTCGGGGTCCCTCCTTAGTCAGGGCATTGAAGACGTGGATGACGATCAGCGGACACCTAGGGGCGTCTTATCGGCTGCACCATCTTCCCCACGCGGCTCGCTGACCGCTGAATTGCTTGAAGAACCTTCTTCGGAGCCTTCTTCGCCCATGCATGCTCGTTCGCTTTTGACGAACCCATGGGCAGACTCTCTTGAGTCGGCCATCCAAACCCCCAATACTGAACCACCGATCCATCGCCCTTCTACACCCCCGGCGCAGTCGGAGCTTACAGCACACGATTCACCCTTTCTCCTTCGTTTCCCCCCTGCTCCTGGCGCTGAGGATGAGTCGGCAGGCCCAACTTCGGGACATGGACGGACTCAGTCGAACGTTCGGAAAGCCGTTGTCCCGCAGACGCCGCCCGCTCGGCATTTACGCAACTCCATTTCAAAATTCTCACCTGGCCCTCTTCTGCCGACCATCTCGGCCGGCTTTAGTGCGGTAGTAGCGGAGACACTACGCCGCGGCGAGATTAGTCCCAATAAAGGACGAAGACTACACCACCGGATGGACCGGAGAAAACAGTTGAGCACGACAGTCTTGGAAGGATTTACTCGGCAGCGTAACGGAGACGCACGAGGCGGCGAGTACGAGGTAGATGGCGATGTCGAGAACGCTCACAGCCTTGGGTTCCCGCTTTCCAGCAGTCGACTTCCAGGGACTGGTGCCCTTGCTACTGCTCCAGTAAGCACTGGGGATCTCACACCTGCTGTTGATTCGGAGGACGGCCCCATCAACCAGCATGAAGACAACACTACCTCACTCTCGCGGCTTCGCAGCTTGAGTGACTCGTGGAGTGGTGGTCTCGCCTGGCTTGGTGGCGTTCTCCACAAACCGGGAGCGAACAGAGGATCGGAGGCTACGACGAGCATCCGAGAGAATGAAGCTGAAGACGGTGCCGAGTCGCAGGGGAACCAAGACGGGCAGAGTACCGGCGCAGGTACGCGGGCGTAA
- a CDS encoding putative beta-glucosidase (CAZy:GH3;~COG:G;~EggNog:ENOG410PMFK;~InterPro:IPR017853,IPR036962,IPR002772,IPR036881, IPR026891,IPR013783,IPR001764;~PFAM:PF14310,PF00933,PF01915;~SECRETED:SignalP(1-21);~go_function: GO:0004553 - hydrolase activity, hydrolyzing O-glycosyl compounds [Evidence IEA];~go_process: GO:0005975 - carbohydrate metabolic process [Evidence IEA]): MVAGLFAKALLLLQLGSGALAVQNVSRPLYKNPHAPVEARVSDLLSRMTVEDKMAQLMQGDIGNWMDSTTGAFNYTGLVENMEMKAGAFYIGYAVPWDWLATNIKRAQDYLLQNTTLGIPALVQTEGLHGFLLENATIYNSPIGYACSFNRKLVEKMGRLIAQEARAIGANQLFAPLADLARELRYGRVEETFSEDSYLAGEMAYHYIVGMQSLNVSATVKHFVGYSLPEQGLNTAPVQGGERYLRSTWLPSFKRAIVDAGAWSIMSAYHAYDGIPAVADWFTLTKILREEWNYDYYVISDSGATDRLCTAFKLCRSSPIDMEAVTTQALPAGNDVEMGGGSFNYQKIPELVESGQLDIEVVNTAVSRVLRAKFEMGLFENPYPAAPRSEWNKLIHSLEAVELARTIDKESIVLLENHNETLPLKKSGSIAVIGPMAHGFMNYGDYVIYGSQWRGVTPLDGIKAAVGDAATVNYAQGCERWSNDESGFDEAIAAAKKSDVAIVVVGTWSRDQTELWENYNATTGEHVDLDSLALVGAQGPLIRAIRDTGIPTIVVLSSGKPITDVTWIANSTSALLQQFYPSEQGGNALADILFGDYNPSGKLSVSFPHYVGDLPIYYDYLNSARNIGDAGHAYPNGTLEFGHQYVLGDPHAVYPFGYGKSYSSFEYGEVRLSKTNVSATETVVVSVEVRNLDEEREATEVVQVYVVDEIASVVVPNRLLKGFEKVVVPAGGSVEVEIEIKVKDLGLWDRKMEYVVEKGEFGVLVGSSSVDIRGRAAFWVV; the protein is encoded by the exons ATGGTGGCCGGTCTTTTCGCAAAGGCGCTTTTGCTCCTTCAGCTTGGGTCTGGGGCTCTGGCTGTGCAGAATGTCTCCAGACCTCTGTACAAGAATCCCCATGCGCCTGTGGAGGCGCGAGTCTCTGATCTTCTCAGTCGCATGACTGTTGAGGATAAAATGGCTCAATTGATGCAGG GTGACATCGGCAACTGGATGGACAGCACGACTGGGGCTTTCAACTACACCGGCTTGGTGGAGAacatggagatgaaggctgGTGCATTCTACA TTGGATATGCTGTTCCCTGGGACTGGCTTGCCACCAACATCAAGAGAGCCCAAGATTATCTGCTGCAGAATACGACGCTGGGAATTCCTGCTCTTGTTCAGACTGAAG GTCTCCATGGCTTCCTGCTCGAGAATGCCACCATCTACAACTCCCCGATAGGATACGCCTGTTCTTTCAATAGAAAA TTGGTTGAGAAAATGGGACGACTCATTGCGCAGGAGGCTCGTGCTATTGGTGCCAACCAACTGTTTGCGCCGCTGGCCGATCTGGCTCGCGAACTCCGATACGGTCGG GTTGAGGAGACATTCTCCGAGGACTCTTATCTTGCCGGTGAAATGGCCTACCACTATATCGTAGGAATGCAGAGCTTGAACGTTTCCGCCACTGTCAAGCACTTCGTGGGATACAGTTTGCCTGAACAGGGTCTGAACACTGCGCCTgtccaaggaggagagagatacCTGCGCTCAAC CTGGCTGCCGTCCTTCAAGAGAGCCATTGTGGATGCTGGTGCATGGAGTATCATGAGCGCCTACCACGC ATACGACGGTATCCCCGCAGTGGCCGACTGGTTCACTCTCACCAAGATCCTcagagaagaatggaacTACGACTACTATGTAATCAGCGATTCCGGTGCCACAGACAGACTGTGCACAGCCTTCAAGCTCTGCAGAAGCTCTCCCATCGATATGGAGGCCGTGACAACCCAGGCCCTGCCCGCCGGCAACGACGTCGAGATGGGCGGAGGTTCATT CAACTACCAGAAGATCCCCGAGCTCGTCGAGTCCGGCCAACTGGACATCGAGGTCGTCAACACCGCCGTCTCCAGAGTTCTCAGAGCCAAGTTCGAAATGGGCCTCTTCGAGAACCCCTACCCTGCGGCTCCTCGATCCGAATGGAACAAGCTGATCCACAGCCTAGAGGCAGTCGAGCTCGCGAGAACCATCGACAAAGAGTCCATCGTCCTGCTCGAGAACCACAACGAGACCCTCCCCCTGAAGAAGAGCGGTAGCATCGCCGTCATCGGGCCCATGGCACACGGATTCATGAAC TACGGCGACTACGTGATCTACGGCAGCCAATGGCGCGGCGTCACCCCTCTCGACGGCATCAAAGCCGCCGTTGGCGACGCCGCCACGGTCAACTACGCGCAAGGCTGCGAACGCTGGAGCAACGACGAGTCAGGCTTCGACGAAGCCATCGCAGCAGCCAAGAAGTCCGATGTGGCCATCGTCGTGGTAGGCACCTGGTCTCGCGACCAAACCGAACTATGGGAGAACTACAACGCCAC AACCGGCGAACACGTAGACCTCGACTCCCTCGCGCTCGTCGGCGCGCAAGGCCCCCTAATCCGCGCAATCCGCGACACGGGCATCCCGACGATCGTGGTGCTCTCGAGCGGCAAGCCGATCACAGACGTAACCTGGATCGCGAACAGCACCTCCGCCCTCCTGCAACAATTCTACCCGTCAGAACAAGGTGGGAACGCCCTCGCAGACATCCTCTTCGGAGACTACAACCCGTCAGGAAAACTCTCCGTCAGTTTCCCGCACTACGTCGGCGACCTGCCCATCTACTACGACTACCTGAACTCGGCGCGCAACATCGGCGACGCGGGACACGCTTACCCGAACGGCACATTGGAGTTCGGACACCAGTATGTGCTGGGTGATCCGCATGCTGTGTACCCGTTTGGGTATGGGAAGAGTTATTCGAGCTTTGAGTATGGAGAGGTTAGGTTGAGTAAGACGAATGTGTCGGCGACTGAGACGGTGGTTGTTAGTGTTGAGGTGAGGAatttggatgaggagagggaggcgacGGAGGTCGTGCAGGTTTATGTGGTTGATGAGATTGCGTCGGTTGTGGTGCCGAATCGGTTGCTTAAGGGGTTTGAGAAGGTGGTTGTTCCGGCGGGGGGTAgtgtggaggtggagattgAGATTAAGGTTAAGGATTTGGGGCTGTGGGATAGGAAGATGGAGTATGTGGTTGAGAAGGGCGAGTTTGGGGTCTTGGTTGGGAGTAGTTCCGTGGATATTAGGGGGAGGGCGGCGTTTTGGGTTGTTTGA
- the RPT2 gene encoding proteasome regulatory particle base subunit RPT2 (COG:O;~EggNog:ENOG410PICC;~InterPro:IPR041569,IPR003960,IPR003959,IPR027417, IPR003593,IPR032501,IPR005937;~PFAM:PF16450,PF00004,PF17862,PF07728,PF07724;~go_component: GO:0005737 - cytoplasm [Evidence IEA];~go_function: GO:0005524 - ATP binding [Evidence IEA];~go_function: GO:0016787 - hydrolase activity [Evidence IEA];~go_function: GO:0016887 - ATPase activity [Evidence IEA];~go_process: GO:0030163 - protein catabolic process [Evidence IEA]): protein MGNQQSNIGGGPGGDGRDEKDKKKDKPRYEPPPPPTTRLGRKKRKAAGPSTASKLPDIFPTSRCKLRYLRMQRVHDHLLLEEEYVENMERLRKTKAQAALDSANRNDLDIMDRNADERSRVDDMRGSPMGVGNLEELIDDDHAIVSSATGPEYYVSIMSFVDKDLLEPGASILLHHKSVSVVGVLTEESDPLVSVMKLDKAPTESYADIGGLETQIQEVRESVELPLLHPELYEEMGIKPPKGVILYGAPGTGKTLLAKAVANQTSATFLRIVGSELIQKYLGDGPRLVRQIFQVAAEHAPSIVFIDEIDAIGTKRYDSTSGGEREIQRTMLELLNQLDGFDDRGDVKVIMATNKIETLDPALIRPGRIDRKILFENPDQNTKKKIFTLHTSKMSLGDDVDLDEFINQKDDLSGADIRAICTEAGLMALRERRMRVQMDDFRAARERIMKTKQDGGPVEGLYL, encoded by the exons ATG GGTAACCAGCAGTCCAACATCGGCGGAGGCCCCGGTGGCgatggaagagatgagaaggacaagaag AAGGACAAGCCCAGATACgaacctcctccgccgcctaCGACTCGTCTCGGACgtaagaagcgcaaggctgcCGGCCCGAGTACTGCCTCAAAGCTTCCAGACATCTTCCCAACGTCACGATGTAAATTACGATACCTCCGAATGCAACGAGTCCACGACCATTTGTTGCTAGAGGAAGAGTACGTGGAGAATATGGAGCGCCTGCGCAAGACCAAGGCCCAGGCTGCGCTGGACTCGGCGAACCGTAATGATCTCGACATCATGGATCGGAACGCCGATGAGAGAAGCCGGGTTGATGATATGAGAGGCAGCCCCATGGGTGTCGGAAACCTGGAAGAGCTGATTGACGATGACCACGCCATTGTCTCGAGCGCGACTGGACCGGAATACTATGTTTCGATCATGTCGTTCGTCGACAAAGACCTTCTCGAGCCTGGTGCTAGCATTCTTCTACACCACAAGTCGGTCTCGGTTGTCGGTGTGCTCACCGAAGAATCCGACCCCCTCGTATCAGTGATGAAGCTCGACAAGGCTCCCACAGAATCATATGCCGATATTGGTGGTCTGGAAACCCAGATTCAGGAAGTCCGGGAGTCTGTGGAGCTTCCTTTGCTCCACCCCGAGCTGTACGAGGAGATGGGTATCAAGCCACCCAAGGGTGTCATTCTTTACGGTGCCCCTGGTACCGGAAAGACGCTGCTGGCCAAGGCGGTCGCGAACCAAACCAGTGCTACTTTCCTCCGTATCGTTGGTAGTGAGCTGATTCAGAAGTACCTTGGAGATGGCCCTCGTCTGGTCCGTCAAATCTTCCAGGTTGCAGCTGAGCACGCACCCTCCATTGTTTTCATTGATGAAATCGATGCGATTGGTACGAAGCGTTATGATTCTACGTCGGGTGGTGAACGAGAAATCCAGCGTACTATGCTTGAGCTTCTTAACCAGCTTGATGGATTCGATGATCGCGGTGACGTCAAGGTCATCATGGCCACCAACAAGATTGAGACCTTGGATCCTGCTTTGATCCGTCCGGGACGTATTGACAGAAAGATTCTCTTCGAAAACCCAGACC AAAacaccaagaagaagatctttaCCCTGCACACTTCCAAGATGTCGCTCGGAGACGATGTGGACTTGGACGAGTTCATCAACCAGAAGGATGATCTCTCTGGTGCCGATATCCGTGCTATCTGCACTGAAGCTGGTTTGATGGCGCTGAGAGAGCGCCGGATGCGGGTGCAGATGGACGACTTCCGCGCAGCCAGAGAGCGGATCATGAAGACGAAGCAGGACGGAGGTCCAGTGGAGGGACTGTACTTGTAG
- a CDS encoding WD40 repeat domain-containing protein (COG:O;~EggNog:ENOG410PK80;~InterPro:IPR036322,IPR015943,IPR019775,IPR001680, IPR017986;~PFAM:PF00400;~go_function: GO:0005515 - protein binding [Evidence IEA]) gives MDGFDEEAFKKFFPTSFGKQEKKTDVSSQIDRTKRAEVSVNLDGDDKKAGITGEATTEATPAAEEETQKNDSDSDDGSDDSDDDSDDEDEFPVSHELVLKTHDRAVTTLTVDPAGSRLITGSTDCTIKLHDFASMTPSTIRAFKSVDPSAKKQSAAQEAHAVHYAAFNPLSPSYVMVVSATPQPRILSRDGDTITEFVKGDMYLRDLHNTKGHISEVTGGVWCPTDENLCATAGTDSTVRIWDANVGRSQKEVIVHKSKMAGSAGRSKMTAVAWGSPKQGGPNILVAAALDGSLLMWSGNGPYTRPSAEIRDAHAKDTWTSGIDVSSDGRLVITKGGDDTIKLWDTRKFKQPITTVAHPSSTRYPSSNIIFSPTSANVLTGSETGHLHILNPATLKPELVTPVTPGSPVISVLWHEKMNQIITGSANAETHVLYNPNMSTKGAALIMSKAPKRRHIDDDPSLTMDLTQGISGDSVVVGSNGVPHYSSSTWSARHPTIGLTASGRPRDPRRPHLPAQTPFAKSQPDEKHIRENIPLSSMRDEDPREALLKYADKAEKDPIFTKAWKETQPTPIYRDISDDENEQGPDKKRAKR, from the coding sequence ATGGACGGATTTGACGAGGAGGCATTCAAGAAGTTCTTTCCGACTAGCTTTGGcaagcaagagaagaaaaccGATGTCAGCTCGCAGATTGATCGCACTAAGCGCGCAGAAGTCTCTGTGAACCTTGATGGCGACGACAAAAAAGCGGGTATAACAGGAGAGGCGACGACTGAGGCGACGCCcgcggcggaggaagagacccAGAAAAACGATTCAGATAGTGATGATGGAAGCGACGACTCCGATGACGAttccgacgatgaggatgagttCCCGGTGTCTCACGAACTCGTTCTCAAGACACACGACCGCGCAGTGACTACGTTGACCGTGGATCCCGCAGGTTCGCGACTGATCACCGGCTCGACCGATTGTACTATAAAGCTACACGACTTTGCGTCCATGACCCCGTCGACCATACGCGCATTCAAATCCGTCGATCCTTCAGCCAAAAAGCAGTCTGCTGCGCAGGAGGCGCATGCCGTGCATTATGCAGCTTTCAATCCCTTGTCCCCCAGCTACGTCATGGTTGTTTCGGCCACACCCCAGCCAAGGATTTTGAGCCGCGATGGTGATACGATTACCGAGTTTGTGAAGGGTGATATGTATTTGAGGGATCTGCATAACACCAAGGGCCATATCTCTGAGGTGACTGGCGGCGTGTGGTGTCCAACCGACGAGAATCTCTGTGCCACGGCAGGAACAGATAGTACTGTGCGCATCTGGGATGCCAATGTCGGTCGGTCACAGAAGGAGGTTATTGTGCATAAATCAAAAATGGCGGGATCCGCTGGCCGGAGCAAAATGACCGCTGTCGCATGGGGCTCACCTAAGCAGGGTGGACCTAATATTCtcgttgctgctgcgctCGATGGCAGTTTGCTCATGTGGAGCGGGAACGGGCCGTACACTCGGCCAAGCGCAGAGATTAGAGATGCCCATGCTAAGGATACTTGGACGAGTGGCATCGACGTTAGCTCGGATGGACGACTTGTTATTACCAAGGGCGGAGATGACACTATCAAGCTATGGGATACTAGAAAGTTCAAGCAACCTATCACCACGGTCGCCCATCCTTCCAGCACGCGGTATCCGTCTTCGAATATCATATTCTCGCCTACATCCGCTAATGTTCTCACGGGCTCGGAGACGGGACACCTGCATATCTTGAATCCAGCTACGTTGAAGCCGGAACTGGTCACACCCGTTACGCCAGGATCGCCCGTTATCAGCGTTTTGTGGCATGAGAAGATGAACCAGATCATTACCGGCTCGGCCAACGCCGAAACTCATGTTCTTTACAACCCCAATATGTCTACCAAGGGTGCTGCGTTGATCATGTCCAAGGCACCGAAGCGTCGACACATTGATGATGACCCAAGCCTTACCATGGACCTCACCCAGGGGATTTCTGGCGATTCTGTGGTTGTCGGATCCAACGGGGTGCCTCATTACAGTTCCTCCACCTGGTCCGCCCGGCACCCGACCATCGGACTCACAGCGTCCGGCCGTCCAAGAGATCCACGGAGACCCCATCTACCAGCACAAACACCCTTTGCCAAATCGCAGCCGGATGAGAAGCATATCCGCGAGAACATTCCTCTCAGTTCAATGCGGGATGAGGATCCCCGGGAAGCTCTGCTTAAGTATGCGGacaaggctgagaaggaCCCGATATTCACCAAGGCGTGGAAGGAGACGCAGCCCACGCCGATCTACCGGGATATTAGTGATGATGAAAACGAGCAGGGGCCGGATAAGAAGCGGGCAAAGCGGTGA
- the UBC1 gene encoding E2 ubiquitin-conjugating protein UBC1 (COG:O;~EggNog:ENOG410PI5J;~InterPro:IPR000608,IPR009060,IPR016135,IPR023313, IPR015368;~PFAM:PF09288,PF00179;~go_function: GO:0005515 - protein binding [Evidence IEA]), producing MSGNRARRIAKEIADIHADTQSQITAEPLHGGDDLTHLRGTFPGPPGTPYEGGTYTIDIKIPNDYPFRPPHMKFVTKVWHPNVSSQTGAICLDTLSTAWSPVLTIKSALLSLQSLLSTPEPKDPQDAEVATMLLRRPQEFARVAQEWAVMYAGAPRRHAGEGSGGVTDETLRLQEIKSKEEQEQEDLSKYDGYNKDLIDRFCNMGFDVDRVVAAFKYYGIDRMDGEDYELEEAYMGDITARLLGEP from the exons ATGTCTGGCAATCGTGCGAGGCGTATCGCCAAAGAGATCGCCGACATTCATGCCGACACACAGTCGCAAATCACGGCTGAACCACTGcacggtggtgatgatctcACGCATCTTCGAGGCACGTTCCCAGGGCCTCCAGGAACACCCTATGAAGGTGGCACCTATACCATCGACATCAAAATCCCCAACGATTATCCATTTCGACCTCCCCATATGAAGTTTGTGACCAAGGTCTGGCATCCTAACGTTAGCAGTCAAACA GGTGCCATCTGCCTAGACACTCTTTCTACTGCGTGGTCGCCGGTGCTCACCATCAAGTCTGCCCTTCTGTCACTGCAATCCCTGCTCAGCACACCCGAACCCAAAGATCCTCAAGATGCCGAGGTCGCCACGATGCTCCTTCGGAGACCGCAGGAATTTGCACGGGTTGCTCAGGAGTGGGCTGTGATGTATGCAGGAGCTCCCAGAAGGCATGCAGGTGAAGGCAGTGGCGGTGTGACAGACGAAACTCTTCGACTGCAGGAGATCAAGTcgaaagaagagcaggaaCAAGAGGATTTAAGCAA ATACGACGGCTACAACAAAGACTTGATCGACCGATTCTGTAACATGGGATTTGACGTTGACCGCGTTGTAGCCGCTTTTAAATACTATGGCATTGATCGAATGGACGGGGAAGATTacgagctggaggaggcgtACATGGGAGATATCACGGCGCGGCTCCTTGGTGAGCCGTAG